Sequence from the Colletotrichum higginsianum IMI 349063 chromosome 6, whole genome shotgun sequence genome:
TACCATTTCGGGGTTCAAGCTGATAAACTCGACCTCAAAAATCGGAAAAGGCTATCCTTCCAGGTCTCTGCTGGTTATTACTGCCGCTCCAACGTTCCTTGATCGACCAGGTCTGTGTATCTTCAGTCTCCGTCATGTGGCAGCCAAGCGTCTGCAATCCCCTCGGCTCCGTTAGCTTTCATCACAAGGGGGGACACGCAGGGATGAGAGGCACCTATCGCGGTGTCGGGGACGCGCGGAATCCGACATGAGCGAACAAGGCAGTATATCGAGAGCACTGACCGTCAGACTGTCAGGGAACGAGCCTGTTCAAGGCCACCAACGCTCATGACGCTGGTATAAGCGGTGACGAACCCGGCAGTCGCTGCGATAGACTCCCTTCATAGCGACACTGCGTGTCCGCAAGTGCCCTCTTCGCTGGCGGCTTGTATGAGTGTCCAGTAAGCTGCCCGGTGTGAAGAAAGAGATGTACGCGAGACAGCGCCAAAACATCTAATATAAGTCATCCTACTCAACACAACATCGTGTTTGATTCACTACGGGTGGGATGTTGCTGCATGTTTCCGTAGCTGTGATGATCCAAGTGTCTGGCGCCTGTGAGCCTGGCGTATTTCCATTCACGGTCTACGTTGAGAATATCTCAGAAACACGACATCAAACTATGTCCACCTCAGTGAGGCTACGCAATGAAGCATCATCATACGCTACTCTAGCCCGTCATGTCTTCGTAAACTATCgttgaaaagaagaagaaaaatggaaaaggaaaagggaaaaggccAGAATCCGGACGTATCATGGGGGATGGGGCCATAGAAAAACCACGCCTCAGATGCTGTCCGTCTCGTAGTACGGATCGTCCGGCAGGTACGGGAACTTCCGAACAACGACGTCTCCCTTGTAGTTCCACAGGTCGACCTGGGTGGGCTCGTAGTCGAGCGAACAGCTGTCCGTCTCGGCGCCGAAGGTGACCACCTCGGTGGTGTTTCCATTGGAGTAGTTGATGCGGACCATGTTGACCGTCTCGACGTTGGGGCCGACCTCGAAGTAGTTGGCAGGCATGAACTGGATTCCCGAGTGCGCCGTGGTGAAGACGGTGGTAGGCAAGTCGCCCTGTTTCGATCTAGTCAGTATCCTTCGGCTCCTCCACAAatcagggggggggggggggggactcaCCGTATGAGGGACGTGGTGCATGCCGAGGTTGAGCCACAGAACGAGGTCGGTCTGGTTCAGGCTCTCGCCGTCGAAGAAGGCGTCAAAGTTGACGGGGGGGTTCTCCGTGTCCTGGTTGTTGTACGGGTGGCTGCTGCGGGGCTCCGTGTCCTTGCGCCTCGACACCATGATGTCGTAGCCGGCCCACTTGGCCGAGTTCTTGAGGATGTTGGAGTCCTTGACCGTCAGGTGCGCGGCGCCGGTGTACGGGAGGACGCGGTAGGCGCGGTACTCGCCGTGCCTGTTCTTGACGTCCTGGTTCAGGACGAAGAGCTGGTCCTGGTTGTTGTAGCTCCAGTCGAAGCGGCCCTGAtcctcgttggcgacgaACTCCCTCTCCACCTTCATCGTGTTGAAggccttgcccttggacCAGGGGTAGACCTGCGTCGTGGGGACCTGGTGCATGCGCTGGACCGAGTTCTCCGTGCCGAAGATGTCGAAGTCGGCCTTGAAGTTGATGACGTGGTCGTGCATGCTGCCCGACAGCTGGTCGTGGATCTTGAAGCCGTAGCCGTCGTTCTTGGCGTGGAAGGCGGCCTGGATGTAGCCCGAGGCGCGGACCTCCACAgcgacgctgccgtcgaggaagaagctgTAGCTGAACATGTAGTCGTAGTTGCCGACGGTCGAGACGGACCGGATGGTGAAGTACACGTTCTTCGTGGCCGTCACGTACTCGGCCGAGCTGTGCCGGGCCATGGGGTAGTCGGCGTCGAACTCGAACATGCAGATGCTGTTCAGATGTGTGTGCGTGCTCTCGTCCACGTAGAAAGACGTGTTCAGGTAGGTGGCGTACGACGGGCAGTCATAGCCCTGCAACAGTTCGAATGCGAACGGGCCGAAGCCGTAGTAGGTGTCGAGATACGCCACGTGTGACTGGGTGGGATCGCTTCCTGCGAGCTTTGTCAGACGACCGCCGTCCTGTCCACCGTAGGGGGGAAGAAAAACTCACCAGCATAATGGGCCAAGGCCTCTTGGAGGCCGAGTTCGTAAAGAATCCTTTGCCCCTTGTAGCTAATGTCGTAAAGAGCCATGCCTGTGTCGCGGTTGAAGCCGACGTAAAAGGTCCACCCCATCCACTCAACGTACTTCCTCTCGGGATCGACAGAGTACCTGGCACCTTGGGGAGCAACAGACGTCGGAGGAGCCAAGGTGTCCCTCGGGAGGACCTCTCCCTGCTGATCGGTCGCCGACCAGTCGCCCGCGAAGTTGCCGCCGAGCTTTTCGACATTACCGCTCCAGTACGCGTTGCGGAAGTCCTCCGTGGTCTCGTAGAAGATGCCGTTGTAGTACCACCCCTCAATGATCCACTTGGAGGGGTCGCGGCCGGTGACGTCGGACATGAAGAACAGTCCCATGGGCATCATGGAACCAACGTCGAAGATGGAGTCGGGAATGCTCCAGAACGTGTCCCAGCGCTGgacgcggccgccgtccTGGTAGTACGGGTCGATGCCCCAGATCGACAGGGTGTCGTTCTCGAGCCCCTGGGCGGTAGCATTCCAGAGGTCCTTggtgatgtcggcgacgCTCTTCCCGGCCTTGTAAAGCCACTGCTGCatggcttcgtcgtcggcgtcgaggttgcGGACTCTGCCGCTCGTCTTGCGCGTGTAGGGGTACTCGAGACGCTCCCATTTTGTGGTGCCGTTGGTGACTGGCAAAGGGCCGACGATGATATCCTGATACTCGGGGTCTTCGGTAGCGCGGAAGTCGAGCAAAACGTGGGCGTAACGAGCCGGCGCAGGGGCGCTTCCGTCGATGTAGGCCAGAGCATCGGACTTGTTAGGCTGCATGAGCTCCACCAATACGCTGTTATGGTGGTTAGCAAACTGCTCAGTGACCCATCGAAATGATTGGCTGCCACTTACATTGTGTTGTCCCACGATGTGGCGTTATCACTGAGGCTAAGGTTCAGCTCCTTCTGGGCGAAGAGCCATTCGGTAACGCCTGCGGCCTCGGGGCCGGTCAACCCACTCCAAATGTTCTCCTTGGGAGCCTCGATGTCGAGGGGACTGTGAGGAACGCAGTCGGCGGGCTCAGAGGTGTTGGCGAACTGACGCTTGTTGATGGCATGGCTGAGGGCTTTCCTGCCATGACCCTTGGCGCGCTGTTGAGCCCACGGAGTCTTGGGAAGACCATTGACCTGTGTCACAAGATCGgagccaagaagaagcagggcTCCCAAGCTTAAAGCTCGGGTGAAGGTATTACGACCCATGTTGTCCGAAGTCAGCCAATTTGCCAGGTCTGTGGTGGCTCAAAGCTCTTGATTGCTCTCCAACATCTGGTACATTACTTGACGATGCGGGGGCTTGTGAGC
This genomic interval carries:
- a CDS encoding Amine oxidase → MGRNTFTRALSLGALLLLGSDLVTQVNGLPKTPWAQQRAKGHGRKALSHAINKRQFANTSEPADCVPHSPLDIEAPKENIWSGLTGPEAAGVTEWLFAQKELNLSLSDNATSWDNTIVLVELMQPNKSDALAYIDGSAPAPARYAHVLLDFRATEDPEYQDIIVGPLPVTNGTTKWERLEYPYTRKTSGRVRNLDADDEAMQQWLYKAGKSVADITKDLWNATAQGLENDTLSIWGIDPYYQDGGRVQRWDTFWSIPDSIFDVGSMMPMGLFFMSDVTGRDPSKWIIEGWYYNGIFYETTEDFRNAYWSGNVEKLGGNFAGDWSATDQQGEVLPRDTLAPPTSVAPQGARYSVDPERKYVEWMGWTFYVGFNRDTGMALYDISYKGQRILYELGLQEALAHYAGSDPTQSHVAYLDTYYGFGPFAFELLQGYDCPSYATYLNTSFYVDESTHTHLNSICMFEFDADYPMARHSSAEYVTATKNVYFTIRSVSTVGNYDYMFSYSFFLDGSVAVEVRASGYIQAAFHAKNDGYGFKIHDQLSGSMHDHVINFKADFDIFGTENSVQRMHQVPTTQVYPWSKGKAFNTMKVEREFVANEDQGRFDWSYNNQDQLFVLNQDVKNRHGEYRAYRVLPYTGAAHLTVKDSNILKNSAKWAGYDIMVSRRKDTEPRSSHPYNNQDTENPPVNFDAFFDGESLNQTDLVLWLNLGMHHVPHTGDLPTTVFTTAHSGIQFMPANYFEVGPNVETVNMVRINYSNGNTTEVVTFGAETDSCSLDYEPTQVDLWNYKGDVVVRKFPYLPDDPYYETDSI